A region from the Francisella orientalis FNO12 genome encodes:
- the deoC gene encoding deoxyribose-phosphate aldolase produces MVSQYLELIMTTKQKIVSLMDLTQLGESDTDADIIKLCTKAKNSLGEVAAICVYKQFAPVVKKTLGSDFKVATVVNFPKGNDSVEDIVLEAKEAISLGADEIDLVIDYNEYIQKGHSQKSCDMIEKVKNVCQDRVLKVIIESGELNEDNLISKVSHDAIVNGADFVKTSTGKTPKGASLGAAKVILETIKNSGYEVGFKASGGIREEVQALDYIKLAEEIMSKKYVVVDTFRFGVSGLLDNLLNGEVSSGY; encoded by the coding sequence ATGGTAAGTCAATATTTGGAGCTAATAATGACAACTAAACAAAAAATAGTATCATTAATGGATTTGACTCAGTTAGGTGAGAGTGATACTGATGCTGATATTATCAAGCTATGCACAAAAGCTAAAAATTCTTTAGGTGAAGTTGCTGCAATATGTGTTTATAAACAATTTGCCCCTGTAGTTAAAAAAACTTTAGGTAGTGATTTCAAAGTTGCAACTGTAGTTAATTTCCCTAAGGGTAATGACTCAGTTGAAGATATTGTCTTAGAAGCTAAAGAAGCGATATCATTGGGAGCAGATGAGATCGATTTAGTAATTGACTATAATGAGTATATCCAAAAAGGCCATTCACAAAAATCATGTGATATGATCGAGAAAGTCAAAAATGTATGCCAAGATCGAGTCTTGAAAGTCATAATTGAATCAGGCGAATTGAATGAAGATAATTTAATTAGTAAAGTAAGCCATGATGCGATAGTAAATGGAGCCGATTTTGTTAAAACATCTACAGGTAAAACACCAAAAGGCGCAAGCTTAGGAGCCGCTAAAGTGATTCTAGAGACTATAAAAAACTCTGGATATGAGGTTGGTTTTAAAGCTTCTGGTGGTATTAGAGAAGAAGTTCAGGCTTTAGACTATATTAAGTTAGCGGAAGAAATTATGTCAAAAAAATATGTAGTAGTAGATACTTTTAGATTTGGAGTTAGTGGTTTGCTCGATAATCTTTTAAATGGGGAAGTTAGTAGTGGCTACTAG
- a CDS encoding phosphopentomutase: MLKNKKTVILLFDSFGIGQAPDAADFGDDGSDTLGHIIDYFTNNGMSIKLPNLAKKGLLKAAEYNRCKEFSQQVGNIDIIENAKYGYCAEVSKGKDTPSGHWELAGVPVMFDWYYFTNKGDQGYFDKEFIDKWVERAGLTDGFIDAGHASGTEVLKEHGCESCVTKKPIVYTSADSVFQVAAHEDYYGLDKLLNICKIAREILDEMGMKVGRVIARPFIGESADEYTRTGNRKDFSILPPAPTLLDKLTSQGGKVVSIGKIADIYANQGISKKVKATGLEELFDNTIREYESAKESTLVFTNFVDLDSSYGHRRDPKGYGKALEYLDSRIPDLDAKLDEDTIVILAADHGCDPTAPGSDHTRECVPFLLWGKNIEAEFIGARDTFSDIGQTIADYMGVEPLEYGKSIFGANNDN, translated from the coding sequence ATGTTAAAGAATAAAAAAACGGTCATTTTATTATTTGATTCATTTGGTATAGGGCAAGCACCTGATGCTGCTGATTTTGGTGATGATGGATCGGATACTTTAGGCCACATTATTGATTACTTTACTAATAATGGTATGAGTATCAAGTTACCAAATTTAGCAAAAAAAGGTTTGTTGAAAGCTGCTGAATACAATAGATGTAAAGAATTCAGTCAACAAGTTGGTAATATAGATATTATTGAAAATGCCAAGTATGGCTATTGCGCTGAGGTTAGCAAAGGTAAGGATACACCAAGTGGTCACTGGGAGCTAGCTGGTGTGCCGGTTATGTTTGATTGGTATTATTTTACAAATAAAGGTGATCAGGGCTATTTTGATAAAGAGTTTATTGATAAATGGGTTGAAAGAGCTGGACTTACAGATGGTTTTATAGATGCTGGACATGCATCAGGAACAGAAGTTCTAAAAGAGCATGGTTGCGAGAGTTGTGTTACTAAGAAGCCTATTGTATATACATCTGCGGATAGCGTTTTTCAGGTTGCTGCTCATGAAGATTATTATGGTTTAGATAAATTATTGAATATCTGCAAAATAGCTAGAGAAATTCTTGATGAGATGGGAATGAAAGTTGGTAGAGTTATTGCTCGTCCATTTATTGGGGAGTCTGCCGATGAATATACTCGTACAGGCAATCGTAAAGACTTTTCAATATTGCCACCGGCACCAACATTACTTGATAAGTTAACTAGTCAAGGTGGTAAAGTTGTTTCGATAGGTAAAATTGCTGATATTTATGCTAATCAAGGTATATCTAAGAAAGTAAAAGCAACTGGGTTAGAAGAGTTATTCGATAATACAATTAGAGAGTATGAATCAGCAAAAGAAAGTACATTAGTGTTTACAAACTTTGTTGACTTAGACTCAAGCTACGGTCATCGTAGAGATCCTAAAGGATATGGTAAGGCATTAGAGTATTTAGACTCAAGAATTCCAGACTTAGATGCTAAGCTAGATGAAGATACTATTGTTATACTGGCAGCAGATCATGGTTGTGATCCAACCGCGCCTGGCTCAGATCATACAAGAGAATGTGTGCCGTTTTTATTATGGGGTAAAAATATCGAAGCAGAGTTCATCGGTGCAAGAGATACATTCTCTGATATTGGTCAAACAATTGCCGATTATATGGGTGTTGAGCCTCTAGAGTATGGTAAGTCAATATTTGGAGCTAATAATGACAACTAA
- a CDS encoding type III pantothenate kinase: MLLVMDVGNSHIHIGVFEGENIISQIRYATSSVDSTSDQIGVFLRQALRENSVDLSKIKGCAISSVVPHLNYSLGSAAIKYFGMKPFFISMETTDLDMTAVEANQVGADRIASCIGAIADYPNKNLLIIDLGTATTFDLVTKDKKYLSGSIMPGVKLSLNALCQGASQLSSITIIKPDVAIGYDTKTNIRSGLYYGHLGALRELKTRSLKEFRAPVYTIATGGFVGLFKDEGIFDEISPDLILRGIRIAFLENNKKGV, encoded by the coding sequence ATGTTGCTAGTAATGGATGTGGGAAATTCTCACATACACATTGGTGTTTTTGAGGGTGAGAATATAATTTCTCAGATTAGATATGCAACTTCATCAGTAGATTCGACGTCAGATCAGATTGGTGTATTTCTTAGACAAGCATTAAGAGAGAACTCAGTTGATTTAAGTAAGATCAAAGGATGTGCGATATCTTCAGTAGTTCCTCATTTGAATTATTCTTTAGGCTCTGCTGCTATAAAATATTTTGGTATGAAGCCATTTTTTATTAGTATGGAAACAACGGATCTTGATATGACAGCTGTTGAGGCTAATCAAGTTGGAGCTGATAGAATAGCTAGTTGTATCGGAGCTATAGCAGATTATCCGAATAAAAACTTACTAATCATTGACTTAGGTACGGCTACAACATTTGATCTGGTGACTAAAGATAAGAAGTATCTGAGTGGCTCAATTATGCCGGGGGTTAAACTTTCTTTAAATGCTTTGTGCCAAGGAGCTTCACAGTTATCGTCAATAACTATTATCAAACCAGATGTTGCCATAGGTTATGATACGAAAACTAATATTCGTTCAGGCTTATATTATGGTCATTTAGGAGCTTTAAGAGAGCTTAAAACTAGAAGTTTAAAAGAATTTAGAGCTCCTGTTTATACTATAGCAACAGGTGGATTTGTAGGATTGTTTAAAGATGAAGGAATTTTTGATGAGATATCCCCGGATTTAATTCTACGAGGGATTAGAATTGCATTCTTAGAGAATAACAAAAAAGGTGTTTAG
- the polA gene encoding DNA polymerase I produces MKKIVLVDGSSYLFRAYHALPNLTNSQGDPAGAIIGVINMLKKLPAMYDTEYVAVVFDPKGKNFRHEMYPEYKANRKVMDDELRVQIQPLHQIIENMGFPLIIKDGVEADDVIGTLARDLEKQGYDVIISTGDKDMAQLVTDSVVLYDSMKNVTTDIAGLFEKYQIRPDQIIDYLALMGDSSDNIPGIPKVGPKTAIKWLQEYQDIGGIIANQDKITGKVGENLRNNIELLKLSYELATIKCDVELNLSIEDLRCKNANKEYLYEVFTRYEFKSLLKDLNIQSSVKLTKPQSDNIEIDYKIVTTLEQLKDLVRELEYSSSFAFDTETDSLNTYEASLVGLSFCAKEGRAYYIPLQHRYLGVPQQLELEIVLDSLKAIFVDSQKSKVAHNFKFDEKVLSKYGVKIVNQVNDTMIMAYVLKSSGKHDMDSLSKEHLGIEPIAYTTLAGTGRNQLTLDQIDIEKVAKYAAEDADITFRLYNHFLKMLKDNEVLYSLYSKVEMPLTIILNNMEKIGVKIDADKLIEQSANLEDSIKELEIKCYDLAGQEFNLSSPVQLREILFEKMGLPPVKKTAKGQASTSEEVLVQLAEEYEIAALIMKYRHLSKLKNTYTDKLPKMLDVNDRVHTSYNQTGTVTGRLSSSDPNLQNIPIKSPEGRMIRQAFIAEQEFCVVAADYSQIELRIMAHLSKDKNLLKALNQGLDIHSATAAEVLGISLDIVTGEQRRRAKAINFGLIYGMSAFGLAKQLEIPRGEAQEYIDVYFNRYPSVKEYMTTAKEFVKQNGYVETILGRRLYLPDISSKNVIQRNAAERAAINAPMQGTAADIIKKAMIDVNTMISEEYNDDIKMVMQVHDELVFEVRKAKLNEITTKIKSIMETSVKLDVLLEVNADSGESWDQAH; encoded by the coding sequence ATGAAAAAAATTGTTTTAGTTGATGGGTCATCATATCTTTTTAGGGCATATCATGCTTTACCAAACCTTACTAATAGTCAAGGCGATCCAGCAGGGGCCATTATAGGTGTGATTAACATGCTTAAGAAATTGCCCGCTATGTATGATACCGAGTATGTTGCAGTAGTCTTTGATCCTAAGGGTAAGAACTTTCGTCATGAGATGTATCCTGAATATAAAGCAAATCGTAAAGTAATGGATGATGAGCTAAGGGTGCAAATACAACCATTACATCAAATTATCGAGAATATGGGATTTCCATTGATAATAAAAGATGGTGTTGAAGCAGATGATGTGATAGGGACATTGGCAAGAGATCTTGAAAAGCAAGGTTATGATGTCATCATATCTACTGGCGATAAAGATATGGCACAGTTAGTTACGGATAGCGTGGTTCTTTATGATTCTATGAAAAACGTAACTACTGATATCGCTGGATTATTTGAAAAATATCAAATTAGACCAGATCAAATTATAGATTATTTAGCCTTGATGGGAGATTCTTCAGATAATATTCCAGGGATACCTAAGGTTGGACCTAAGACTGCAATTAAGTGGTTACAAGAGTATCAAGACATTGGAGGTATAATTGCTAATCAGGATAAAATAACAGGAAAGGTAGGTGAAAACTTACGCAATAATATTGAATTACTTAAATTATCTTATGAACTAGCGACTATAAAGTGTGATGTGGAACTTAATCTATCTATAGAAGACTTAAGGTGTAAAAATGCAAATAAAGAATACTTATATGAGGTGTTCACGCGTTATGAATTTAAATCTTTACTCAAAGATTTAAATATTCAATCTTCAGTAAAATTAACAAAACCGCAATCTGATAATATAGAAATTGACTATAAGATAGTTACAACACTAGAACAACTTAAAGACTTAGTTAGAGAGTTAGAATATAGCAGTAGTTTTGCTTTTGATACAGAGACAGATTCACTGAATACTTATGAAGCTAGTCTTGTTGGTTTATCATTTTGTGCAAAAGAGGGTCGAGCTTATTATATTCCTTTGCAGCATAGATACCTTGGAGTTCCACAGCAATTAGAACTAGAGATTGTTTTAGATAGTTTAAAAGCCATTTTCGTAGATTCTCAAAAGTCTAAAGTTGCCCACAATTTTAAATTTGATGAAAAAGTTTTGTCAAAATATGGAGTTAAGATAGTTAATCAAGTTAATGATACTATGATTATGGCATATGTGCTAAAAAGTAGTGGTAAACATGATATGGATAGCTTATCAAAAGAGCATTTAGGTATTGAGCCAATCGCATATACGACATTAGCTGGAACTGGTCGTAATCAGTTGACATTAGATCAAATAGATATAGAAAAAGTGGCTAAATATGCTGCTGAAGATGCTGATATTACATTTAGACTTTATAATCATTTCTTGAAAATGCTAAAAGATAATGAAGTCTTATATAGTCTATATTCTAAGGTTGAAATGCCATTGACTATTATTCTTAATAATATGGAAAAAATTGGTGTTAAGATAGATGCTGATAAACTTATAGAGCAGAGTGCTAATCTTGAAGACTCTATCAAAGAGCTTGAGATTAAGTGTTATGATCTTGCTGGTCAAGAATTCAATTTATCTTCTCCAGTGCAGTTAAGAGAGATTTTGTTTGAAAAAATGGGTCTTCCGCCTGTCAAAAAGACAGCTAAAGGTCAAGCTTCAACATCTGAAGAAGTTCTAGTTCAGCTAGCAGAAGAGTATGAAATAGCGGCCTTAATAATGAAGTATCGTCATTTATCAAAGCTAAAAAATACTTATACAGATAAATTACCGAAAATGCTTGATGTGAATGACCGAGTTCATACTTCGTACAACCAGACAGGAACTGTAACCGGTAGATTGTCTTCATCAGATCCAAATTTACAAAATATTCCTATTAAAAGTCCCGAGGGGCGTATGATAAGACAGGCATTTATCGCAGAACAAGAATTTTGTGTAGTTGCTGCAGATTACTCTCAGATTGAATTAAGAATTATGGCGCATTTGTCAAAAGATAAAAATCTTTTGAAAGCTTTAAATCAAGGTTTAGATATTCATAGTGCTACTGCGGCTGAGGTTTTAGGAATAAGTCTTGATATAGTTACTGGTGAACAAAGAAGAAGAGCTAAAGCAATAAACTTTGGACTTATTTATGGAATGAGTGCTTTTGGATTGGCTAAACAATTAGAAATACCACGAGGAGAAGCTCAGGAGTATATTGATGTTTATTTCAATCGCTATCCAAGTGTAAAAGAGTATATGACAACAGCCAAAGAGTTTGTAAAGCAAAATGGTTATGTTGAAACTATTTTAGGTAGAAGATTATACCTACCAGATATTAGCTCTAAAAATGTAATCCAAAGAAATGCTGCTGAAAGAGCCGCAATCAATGCTCCAATGCAAGGTACGGCTGCAGATATCATCAAAAAAGCTATGATAGATGTTAACACAATGATTTCGGAAGAGTATAATGATGATATAAAAATGGTTATGCAAGTTCATGATGAGTTGGTGTTTGAAGTTAGAAAAGCCAAGCTTAATGAAATAACTACAAAAATAAAAAGTATAATGGAGACATCTGTAAAACTAGATGTTCTTCTAGAGGTAAATGCCGATTCTGGTGAGAGTTGGGATCAAGCACATTAG
- the lpxK gene encoding tetraacyldisaccharide 4'-kinase, whose translation MIDNIWYKPQPGILSYILSPIAFVFSKIAHNRKIKLQNNQYKSKIPVIIVGNISVGGTGKTPVVRMFANQYLEQGKKLVIISRGYGAKAEKYPFEVGLKTPASVCGDEPVMLFDALGGKVPIVISPHRVDSVKYIEKNYPDTDVIISDDGLQHYKLARTKEVVVVDSTRMFGNQMCLPAGPLREPVDRLKSVDQIIAIGNLDDQNYGELLEYNSNIVKAKIKATKFVNLVTRQNIPIDSFYGKSIDAVAGIGNPDKFFSSLDELGVNIYHEHIFRDHHKYMAKDFEHFDPKQIVIMTYKDAIKCKNFAKSNWWYLDIALELC comes from the coding sequence ATGATAGATAACATTTGGTATAAGCCTCAGCCAGGGATACTCAGTTATATTCTAAGCCCTATTGCTTTTGTTTTCTCAAAAATTGCTCATAATCGTAAAATCAAGTTGCAGAATAATCAATATAAGTCAAAAATTCCTGTAATTATAGTGGGTAATATTTCCGTTGGTGGAACAGGTAAAACACCGGTAGTTAGGATGTTTGCTAATCAATACTTAGAGCAAGGTAAGAAACTCGTTATAATCAGTCGTGGCTATGGTGCAAAGGCAGAAAAATATCCTTTTGAGGTAGGCTTAAAGACACCTGCAAGTGTATGTGGTGATGAGCCGGTGATGTTATTTGATGCATTAGGTGGTAAAGTACCAATAGTAATATCTCCACACAGGGTTGATTCTGTTAAATATATTGAAAAGAATTATCCTGATACCGATGTTATTATATCTGATGATGGTTTGCAGCATTATAAACTAGCTAGAACTAAAGAGGTTGTGGTAGTAGATTCAACGAGGATGTTTGGTAATCAGATGTGTTTGCCAGCTGGACCTCTACGTGAGCCAGTCGATAGATTAAAATCTGTAGATCAGATAATTGCTATAGGTAATCTCGATGACCAAAACTATGGTGAGTTGCTAGAGTATAACTCTAATATTGTCAAAGCTAAAATCAAGGCGACAAAATTTGTAAATCTTGTAACAAGACAAAACATACCCATAGATAGTTTCTATGGTAAATCAATAGATGCTGTTGCAGGTATTGGAAACCCTGATAAGTTTTTTAGTTCGTTGGATGAGCTTGGGGTGAATATCTATCATGAGCATATCTTCAGAGATCATCATAAATATATGGCTAAGGATTTTGAACATTTTGATCCTAAACAGATAGTTATTATGACTTATAAGGATGCGATTAAATGTAAAAATTTTGCCAAGAGTAATTGGTGGTATCTTGATATAGCCTTAGAGCTTTGTTGA
- the msbA gene encoding lipid A export permease/ATP-binding protein MsbA, with translation MANMIDKIDLKSQGSGNLSGEMTNKERAGTLYKRLLLQVKHLWYFLVIAAIGSIFFSAADASMIYLINPILNYGFGPGGDITKQSASILMLMGVGMVGLLTLRSIGSFLSQYFIGSLGQKVVYKFRKDIYKRFMNLPASFFDKHSSGQIISRLLYNVDQVTEATSTAIITVVQDGTFVIGLIIVMVVSSWQLSLFLIIIGPFLGLFISIINKRFRSLSRNTQSSMGNVTHTAEETIRNYKEIRIFGAQQKQQNKFFKNLDYTYSQQIRTIALDALTSPVIQIIASLVLAFSLFTIAIFGTNEGGGSSWLTAGSFASFFAAAAAILKPIKNLTKVNVVIQKAVAATEDIFYILDYPAEKETGKKELEKVRGKVTIKDVSFAFGDHKVLNGVSTEIEAGETVAFVGKSGSGKTTLTSIISRFYIQQKGQILLDNVDIRDLTLENLRSHLSMVSQNVHLFDDTVFNNIAFGLSRDVSEDEVVDALKRANAYEFVEELSDGIHTNIGNNGSKLSGGQRQRLSIARALLKNAPVLIFDEATSALDNESERVVQQALESLTKSCTTIVIAHRLSTVENAYKIVVMDDGKIVESGKHEELLAKGGLYTRLYQSGLQ, from the coding sequence ATGGCAAATATGATTGACAAAATTGATCTTAAATCTCAAGGTTCGGGCAATTTAAGTGGTGAAATGACAAATAAAGAAAGAGCGGGCACTCTTTATAAAAGGTTGTTACTTCAAGTTAAGCACTTATGGTATTTTCTAGTTATCGCGGCAATAGGAAGCATATTTTTTTCAGCTGCTGATGCTTCTATGATATATCTTATTAATCCGATACTGAATTATGGTTTTGGACCAGGAGGGGATATTACTAAGCAAAGTGCTAGTATACTTATGCTTATGGGTGTTGGTATGGTAGGGCTTTTGACCTTGAGATCAATAGGGTCATTTTTGTCACAATACTTTATAGGATCCTTAGGGCAAAAGGTAGTTTATAAGTTCAGAAAAGACATCTATAAAAGATTTATGAACTTACCTGCTAGTTTCTTTGATAAACACTCTTCGGGCCAGATTATCTCAAGACTTTTATATAATGTTGATCAAGTTACCGAAGCTACATCAACAGCTATTATCACGGTTGTTCAAGATGGTACTTTTGTTATAGGCTTGATAATAGTGATGGTGGTTTCAAGTTGGCAATTGTCATTATTCTTGATAATTATAGGGCCCTTTCTAGGCTTGTTTATTTCTATAATAAATAAGAGGTTTAGATCTTTGAGTAGAAATACTCAATCATCAATGGGCAATGTAACTCATACTGCAGAAGAAACGATAAGAAACTATAAAGAGATTAGAATCTTTGGTGCACAACAGAAGCAACAAAATAAGTTTTTTAAAAATCTTGATTATACTTATTCTCAGCAGATTAGAACAATTGCGTTAGATGCTCTTACATCTCCGGTTATACAGATTATTGCCTCACTAGTTCTTGCTTTTTCATTATTCACAATAGCAATCTTTGGAACAAATGAGGGTGGTGGATCATCTTGGTTAACTGCAGGCTCTTTTGCATCATTCTTTGCAGCAGCAGCAGCTATTCTAAAACCTATTAAGAATCTTACTAAGGTTAATGTGGTTATTCAAAAAGCAGTGGCGGCTACAGAAGATATATTCTATATCTTAGATTACCCAGCAGAGAAAGAAACAGGCAAGAAAGAGCTTGAGAAAGTCCGTGGTAAGGTAACGATTAAAGATGTTAGCTTCGCATTTGGAGATCATAAGGTTCTTAATGGAGTAAGTACAGAGATTGAGGCTGGAGAAACAGTTGCTTTTGTCGGTAAGTCAGGAAGTGGTAAGACAACGCTTACTAGCATTATCTCAAGGTTTTATATCCAGCAAAAAGGTCAAATATTATTAGATAATGTTGATATAAGAGATTTGACTTTAGAAAACTTAAGATCGCATCTATCTATGGTTTCACAAAATGTTCATTTGTTCGATGATACAGTATTTAATAATATAGCATTTGGACTTTCAAGAGATGTTTCTGAAGATGAAGTTGTAGATGCTCTCAAAAGAGCAAATGCTTATGAGTTTGTTGAAGAGCTTTCAGATGGTATTCATACCAATATTGGTAATAATGGTTCTAAATTGTCAGGCGGTCAACGTCAGAGATTATCAATTGCTAGAGCGTTATTGAAGAATGCTCCAGTACTGATATTTGATGAGGCAACAAGTGCGCTTGATAATGAGTCTGAAAGAGTGGTTCAACAAGCATTAGAAAGCTTGACTAAATCTTGTACTACTATAGTTATTGCGCATAGATTAAGCACTGTAGAGAATGCTTATAAAATTGTAGTAATGGATGATGGCAAAATAGTTGAAAGTGGTAAGCATGAGGAGCTGCTGGCAAAAGGTGGACTTTATACTAGGCTATATCAATCCGGACTTCAGTAA
- a CDS encoding disulfide bond formation protein B, whose amino-acid sequence MRFIFRHIFLFNTVICFIALAAVVFTIIGLGWKPCPMCLIQQLCVLCTMIFSILGLIKNSSKGFSTIVQTAIILIIIIGCYIAADQAYLQYFSSTISDDPTSCGAISNPFLIDATKSLTGTVSSCTSIAEEISGVSLAVYSLIFLICLLVINCVSLFVRIFKK is encoded by the coding sequence ATGAGATTTATATTTAGACACATTTTTTTATTTAACACTGTTATTTGTTTTATTGCGTTAGCCGCAGTGGTGTTCACAATTATTGGCTTAGGATGGAAACCATGCCCTATGTGCCTGATACAGCAACTATGTGTACTTTGCACAATGATATTTAGCATTCTAGGGCTGATCAAAAATAGTTCAAAAGGATTCAGCACAATAGTACAAACAGCAATTATCTTGATTATTATTATAGGTTGCTATATCGCTGCCGATCAAGCTTATTTACAGTATTTCTCCTCAACAATATCAGATGATCCTACAAGCTGTGGTGCTATTAGCAACCCTTTCCTAATTGATGCTACAAAATCATTAACAGGAACTGTCAGTAGCTGTACTAGCATTGCTGAAGAGATCTCTGGTGTTAGTTTGGCTGTATATAGTTTGATATTTTTAATTTGCTTATTAGTCATAAATTGTGTCAGTTTATTTGTAAGAATATTTAAAAAATAG
- a CDS encoding efflux RND transporter periplasmic adaptor subunit has translation MDFKKTFLDLKEKINSSNKNYSIFALATIVVAWLILGKLGISLAIVYFIFQINYIKTKLSLLKNKRTASTAVVVVTLILFGAIFGFAEFIQSMIKKGMASYVPRPVAVTSSVVEKTDWKQVINTIGEAQAIQSTEISSQSGGIVSEINFKSGQEVKEDDLLFKLDTSQLKASLEEALSNLKLAKITKDRYNKLVEQRATSKESADKANADYLSKLAQVQNIESQIGFKEIRAPFDGKIGIRNISLGQYFNNGDNAATLTKIDPIFITFPVPQNKVSMISVGQEINFYSDSYPGETFTAKITAINSFINDSNRSITVQATYQNSHHKIVPGMFLTVHVSLPVKKNSIVIPRNAVSYSLYGQSVFTLEPVMKDGKPVMASYTSTADGGMKTVDTDKTLYKVGQANVEVLETRNNLALVKGLEPGTTIITSGQNKVHKGMDAILDNSVKIDNNIYNQGIQ, from the coding sequence GTGGATTTTAAAAAAACTTTTTTAGACCTTAAAGAGAAAATTAATTCAAGTAATAAAAACTACTCAATTTTTGCACTGGCAACCATTGTTGTAGCTTGGCTCATACTCGGTAAACTTGGAATATCGCTAGCAATTGTCTACTTTATTTTTCAAATTAACTATATTAAAACAAAACTCTCTTTACTCAAAAATAAACGTACTGCTTCAACAGCAGTTGTAGTAGTGACATTAATCCTTTTTGGAGCTATTTTTGGTTTTGCTGAATTTATTCAAAGCATGATAAAGAAAGGTATGGCTTCATATGTACCTCGACCTGTAGCTGTAACATCTTCTGTTGTAGAAAAGACCGACTGGAAACAAGTCATAAACACTATTGGTGAAGCACAAGCTATCCAATCCACCGAGATTTCTTCTCAATCTGGCGGTATTGTAAGTGAGATCAATTTCAAAAGTGGACAAGAGGTTAAAGAAGATGATCTTTTATTCAAATTAGATACTAGTCAACTAAAAGCTAGTCTAGAAGAAGCACTATCAAACCTTAAACTTGCTAAAATAACTAAAGATCGCTATAACAAACTTGTTGAACAAAGAGCAACTTCAAAAGAATCTGCTGATAAAGCTAATGCTGATTACCTTTCTAAATTAGCACAGGTTCAAAATATAGAATCACAAATTGGTTTTAAAGAAATTAGAGCTCCATTTGATGGTAAAATAGGTATTAGAAATATAAGTTTAGGACAATATTTCAACAACGGCGATAATGCTGCTACACTTACCAAAATTGATCCTATATTTATTACATTCCCTGTACCACAAAACAAAGTTAGTATGATTAGCGTTGGTCAAGAAATTAACTTCTATTCTGACTCATATCCAGGAGAAACATTTACTGCGAAAATAACAGCTATAAACTCTTTTATTAATGATTCAAATAGATCCATAACCGTTCAGGCAACATACCAAAACTCACACCACAAAATCGTCCCAGGAATGTTTTTAACTGTCCATGTTAGTCTACCTGTTAAGAAAAACTCTATTGTAATCCCTAGAAATGCGGTTTCATATAGCCTTTACGGTCAGTCAGTATTCACACTTGAACCTGTAATGAAAGATGGTAAGCCTGTTATGGCATCTTATACATCTACAGCTGATGGTGGTATGAAAACCGTTGATACTGACAAAACACTATATAAAGTAGGGCAAGCTAATGTTGAAGTCTTAGAAACTAGAAATAACTTAGCACTAGTCAAAGGCTTAGAGCCTGGTACTACCATTATCACATCAGGACAAAATAAAGTGCATAAAGGAATGGATGCAATACTGGACAATAGTGTAAAGATTGACAACAATATATATAATCAGGGAATCCAATAA